Proteins encoded in a region of the Megalops cyprinoides isolate fMegCyp1 chromosome 3, fMegCyp1.pri, whole genome shotgun sequence genome:
- the LOC118774169 gene encoding olfactory receptor 1086-like has translation MDNISHFTVFTLSQLEESMSVKQTCLALSLAVYLLIIILNLILILTILLEKCLHEPMYIFLCNLCINALFGTTGFYPKFLYDLISDTHVISFGGCYLQLFVIYGSTLCELTTLSVMSYDRYVAICRPLDYCSVMTNKTVVKLLLFSWLLPAASLTIALVLTNRLSLCGSHIDKLYCDNWSIVKLSCEPAGINNIYTFIGIILYVSILILIICSYGKLITACMKSTENKNKFMHTCVPHLLSLTNFATAVVFDIMYTRYGSRDFSRSVRNFLALEFLIIPPVFNPLIYGLKLTAVRERAFRAVKVKGTDLFNVKMR, from the coding sequence ATGGACAATATATCTCATTTTACTgtgttcactctctctcagctggAAGAATCAATGTCAGTCAAACAAAcatgtcttgctctctctcttgctgtgtaTCTTCTAATAATTATACTGAATCTGATTTTGATACTGACAATCTTGCTGGAGAAATGCCTCCATGAGCCCATGTACATCTTCCTGTGTAATCTGTGTATTAATGCACTGTTTGGAACAACTGGTTTCTACCCGAAATTCCTGTATGATTTAATCTCTGATACCCATGTGATATCTTTCGGTGGGTGCTACTTGCAACTCTTCGTGATTTATGGCTCGACACTGTGTGAATTGACAACGTTATCAGTGATGTCTTATGACAGGTATGTGGCAATATGCAGGCCTTTGGATTATTGCTCTGTTATGACAAACAAAACTGTAGTAAAATTGCTCCTGTTTTCCTGGCTTTTGCCTGCTGCCTCGTTAACTATAGCACTTGTGTTGACAAACCGGTTGTCATTATGTGGATCCCACATTGACAAACTCTATTGTGACAACTGGTCTATAGTAAAGCTTTCTTGTGAGCCTGCTGGCATTaacaatatttatacatttattggAATCATTTTGTATGTTTCTATTTTAATTCTTATTATTTGTTCATACGGTAAATTGATTACTGCTTGTATGAAATCtacagagaacaaaaacaaatttatgcATACCTGTGTGCCACATTTGCTGTCTCTAACTAATTTCGCAACTGCAGTAGTTTTTGACATAATGTATACTCGATATGGATCAAGGGATTTCTCACGGAGTGTACGTAATTTTTTGGCTTTAGAATTTCTGATAATCCCACCTGTTTTTAACCCCTTAATTTATGGATTAAAACTGACTGCTGTTCGCGAAAGAGCTTTCAGAGCTGTTAAAGTCAAAGGGACAGACCttttcaatgtgaaaatgagGTAA